A single region of the Streptococcus sanguinis genome encodes:
- a CDS encoding type II toxin-antitoxin system YafQ family toxin, producing the protein MLKIRYHKQFKKDFKLAMKRGLKAELLEEVLEFLIQEKELPAKYRDHQLTASKHFKGVRECHIQPDWLLVYKVDKEELILNLLRTGSHSDLF; encoded by the coding sequence GTGCTTAAGATTCGTTATCATAAACAGTTTAAAAAAGATTTTAAGTTGGCTATGAAGCGTGGACTTAAGGCAGAATTGTTAGAAGAAGTCTTAGAGTTTTTGATTCAGGAAAAGGAACTTCCTGCCAAATATCGAGATCATCAACTGACAGCATCCAAGCACTTTAAAGGAGTGCGAGAATGCCATATCCAGCCAGATTGGCTCTTGGTTTATAAAGTGGATAAGGAAGAATTGATTTTAAACTTGCTTAGGACAGGCAGTCATAGTGATTTATTTTAA
- a CDS encoding DUF262 domain-containing protein, whose product MMDVNEKEIGFESKKISEILKWDRLTIPSYQRPYKWNRKHVRNLFYDLRDAMGKKEYQVGSVILHENDGCLDIVDGQQRLLSISLFLYALGRDKEFKGARNLLEADFGELSCYNAYENFNEWKNLIQLVGEKEAEQVCSFLLENCSVSVITMPQERLSEAFQLFDSQNNRGKSLEPHDLLKAYHLRKQDSEDEKIVEKWEQFVEDKDLSLKDLFDKHLFRMRRWSRGETGLTNKLYGSCLRFTEDFIDDFKGVDLNQNFPYLELYRHIENLPMSITMPIIDGSKFFEYIESAHHTIKDYKVFLNEKLGGSDEPEREEENLTYPEGMLKIYNSSKGRYLKCHNMFLNICLLFAERFGKEELSKEIVETLFIWSYYPRVKSRAIYDATVGKYAAGGRFRQKEVQKLFQLLAHAVTPNDFMVKIDRELFENYTVEQIIEEEKEKW is encoded by the coding sequence ATGATGGATGTCAATGAAAAAGAAATAGGGTTTGAAAGTAAAAAAATATCAGAAATATTGAAATGGGATAGGCTAACAATACCAAGTTATCAAAGACCTTATAAATGGAACAGAAAGCATGTCCGAAATCTTTTTTATGATTTACGAGATGCTATGGGAAAAAAGGAATATCAAGTTGGCTCTGTTATCTTGCATGAGAATGATGGATGCCTAGATATTGTAGATGGCCAGCAACGATTGCTTTCCATTTCGCTATTTCTTTATGCTTTAGGTAGAGATAAAGAATTTAAAGGAGCAAGAAATTTACTTGAAGCTGACTTTGGAGAACTATCTTGCTATAATGCTTACGAAAATTTTAATGAATGGAAGAATTTAATCCAACTTGTAGGCGAGAAAGAAGCTGAACAGGTGTGTAGTTTTCTACTTGAAAATTGTTCTGTCTCGGTGATTACTATGCCACAGGAACGATTATCAGAGGCCTTTCAGCTGTTTGATTCACAAAATAATCGTGGAAAATCTCTAGAACCTCACGATTTACTCAAAGCTTATCATCTTCGTAAGCAAGATTCAGAAGATGAAAAGATTGTTGAAAAGTGGGAACAGTTTGTGGAGGATAAAGATTTAAGCCTCAAAGACTTATTTGACAAACATCTCTTTCGCATGAGACGTTGGTCTCGGGGAGAGACAGGACTAACAAACAAGCTTTATGGTTCTTGTCTGCGTTTTACAGAGGATTTTATCGATGATTTTAAAGGTGTTGATTTAAATCAGAACTTTCCATATCTGGAATTGTATCGCCACATTGAAAATCTTCCTATGTCAATTACCATGCCTATTATTGATGGAAGTAAATTTTTTGAATATATCGAATCTGCCCATCATACTATTAAAGATTATAAAGTTTTTTTAAATGAAAAGTTAGGGGGTTCTGATGAGCCTGAGAGGGAAGAAGAAAATTTAACTTACCCAGAAGGTATGTTGAAAATTTACAATAGCTCAAAGGGACGCTATCTCAAGTGCCACAATATGTTCCTAAATATTTGTTTGCTTTTTGCAGAGAGATTTGGAAAAGAAGAGCTATCAAAGGAAATAGTAGAGACTTTGTTTATTTGGTCTTATTACCCCCGTGTTAAATCTCGAGCTATATATGATGCAACGGTAGGAAAATATGCTGCTGGTGGAAGGTTTAGACAAAAAGAGGTTCAAAAACTATTCCAACTTTTAGCCCATGCTGTAACTCCAAATGATTTCATGGTCAAGATAGATCGAGAATTATTTGAAAATTATACTGTGGAGCAGATTATAGAGGAGGAAAAAGAGAAATGGTAG
- a CDS encoding DUF262 domain-containing protein, with protein sequence MVETHISLSVNRLLNEDSYAIPLYQRNFAWTYDEIEQLLNDVADAFQEKRENYYIGTLVVNEENGIFKIIDGQQRTTALNLIALALKHEFGFNRLNAVNLTFPARKKSNENIQKLFTKQKISENDENELTRGYRHAYDALKKVLEERQFESQSFFNYLFDKVIIFRSLLPNDLDLNLYFERFNSRGEQLEAHEILKAQMMDKFGEDQEMAQKFARIWDACSEFDKPVLKAFQIRSRPNNPDEEGEKIFGREYANFKLQEVFDKIGVDKVETKSLLEAISEDKSERGRAVSKESDISNYTTVIDFPTFLFQVFFIMEGSNETTFDDKKLLKIFEIERRDREWVQQFGQLLLTIKHIFDTLIVKNAQLENETEWQIKCGQYETYQRNENGGWKYVRINFQKNTFDNLNKNIILLQSMFAVTFTANRDSRWLYEILQFLFNHIEELNDQEFGAQFKDFLEKMAVRYAEERLFAEDGSIKKYGDIPVYAFNFVDYVLWKNRAELEKEYKDIKFDNFKFAYRRSIEHWFPQNPNGHDGESQLPAEFLHSFGNLCIITDSQNSKFGNSYPESKLTQWKREDIFKRQSLKLQIMAAITEKTEWKSDQVLGLENEIMPMVSKFIENKK encoded by the coding sequence ATGGTAGAAACACATATAAGCTTATCAGTTAATCGTTTGTTAAATGAAGATAGCTATGCTATTCCTCTTTATCAGAGAAATTTCGCCTGGACTTATGATGAAATAGAGCAATTATTGAACGATGTAGCAGATGCTTTTCAAGAAAAAAGAGAAAACTACTATATTGGAACATTAGTCGTTAATGAAGAGAATGGTATTTTCAAAATCATAGATGGGCAACAGCGGACAACAGCCCTTAATTTGATTGCCTTAGCTTTGAAACATGAGTTTGGTTTTAATCGATTGAATGCTGTCAATCTTACTTTCCCAGCTAGGAAGAAGTCAAATGAGAATATTCAAAAGTTATTCACCAAGCAAAAAATTTCTGAGAATGATGAAAATGAGCTGACTAGAGGTTACAGACATGCTTATGACGCATTGAAAAAAGTACTAGAGGAGCGGCAATTTGAATCTCAATCTTTCTTTAATTATCTTTTTGATAAAGTCATTATTTTTCGCAGTCTTCTTCCTAATGATTTAGATTTGAATCTCTATTTCGAACGTTTCAACTCTCGAGGAGAACAACTAGAGGCCCATGAAATTCTTAAGGCGCAAATGATGGATAAGTTTGGTGAAGATCAAGAAATGGCGCAAAAATTCGCAAGAATTTGGGATGCCTGCTCAGAATTTGATAAGCCGGTATTAAAAGCTTTTCAAATTCGAAGTAGACCAAATAATCCTGATGAAGAGGGGGAGAAAATTTTTGGGAGAGAATATGCTAATTTCAAATTGCAAGAAGTATTTGATAAGATAGGAGTTGATAAGGTAGAGACAAAAAGTTTACTAGAGGCTATTTCTGAGGACAAATCTGAGAGGGGGAGAGCAGTAAGTAAAGAGTCAGATATTTCAAACTATACTACTGTAATTGATTTTCCAACGTTTTTGTTTCAAGTGTTTTTCATCATGGAAGGAAGTAATGAAACTACATTTGATGATAAAAAATTATTGAAAATTTTTGAAATTGAACGACGAGATAGAGAATGGGTCCAACAATTTGGACAACTACTTCTGACTATAAAGCATATATTTGATACGCTTATCGTAAAAAATGCCCAATTAGAAAATGAAACCGAATGGCAAATCAAATGTGGTCAGTATGAGACATATCAACGAAATGAAAATGGTGGATGGAAATATGTTCGAATTAATTTTCAAAAAAATACTTTTGACAATTTAAACAAAAACATCATTCTCCTCCAATCTATGTTTGCTGTGACCTTTACTGCTAATCGTGATAGTCGTTGGTTATATGAGATTTTGCAATTCCTCTTTAACCATATTGAAGAGTTAAATGATCAAGAATTTGGTGCTCAGTTTAAAGATTTTCTTGAAAAAATGGCAGTGAGATATGCTGAAGAAAGATTGTTTGCTGAGGATGGAAGTATAAAGAAATACGGGGATATTCCTGTTTATGCATTTAACTTTGTGGATTATGTTTTATGGAAAAATCGTGCCGAATTAGAGAAAGAGTACAAGGATATTAAATTTGATAATTTCAAATTTGCATATCGTCGTTCCATAGAGCATTGGTTCCCTCAGAATCCAAATGGGCATGATGGAGAAAGCCAATTACCTGCTGAATTTTTGCATTCCTTTGGCAATCTTTGTATCATTACAGATAGTCAGAATTCTAAGTTTGGTAATTCCTATCCAGAGTCTAAACTAACACAATGGAAGAGAGAAGATATCTTCAAGCGTCAGAGCTTAAAACTACAAATAATGGCTGCCATAACGGAAAAGACTGAATGGAAATCAGATCAGGTTCTAGGGTTGGAAAATGAGATTATGCCTATGGTAAGCAAATTTATAGAAAATAAAAAGTAA
- a CDS encoding type II toxin-antitoxin system RelB/DinJ family antitoxin, with protein sequence MSKTSMSIRLDSEVKEQAQQVFNSLGMDMTTAINIFLRQAIQYQGLPFDVRLDESRKLMEVLGDLDQNRNMSQSFVSVSDLMENLRA encoded by the coding sequence ATGTCAAAGACTAGTATGAGTATCCGCTTGGACAGCGAGGTCAAGGAGCAGGCTCAACAGGTTTTCAACAGCTTGGGCATGGATATGACAACGGCTATCAATATTTTTCTTCGTCAGGCTATTCAGTACCAAGGGCTACCCTTTGATGTCAGACTGGATGAAAGTCGGAAGCTGATGGAAGTATTGGGGGATTTAGATCAAAATAGGAATATGAGTCAGTCTTTTGTGAGTGTCTCAGACTTGATGGAGAATTTACGTGCTTAA